GCAGGTACGAATTGGAGCTTCGCGGGCGCACCATCTCGTCGACGAGCGGACGCGGAACGATGCGGCCCTCAAAGAGCGCGGTCCAGAAAGCGCGGAAGTCGGCGACGGTGGAGTAGATACCGCCGTCGCCGTTGCCCCGCACGGGCAGGTGGTGGACGTTCGTTCGCGATCCATCGAGCGACAGGTAGCCCAGAGCTGTGCGCCCAGGAAGCTCGTCGGAGCGCAAAAACTCGGTGTCGCCCATGTTCGCTGGTTCGCAGACGCGGGATCGCACCAGGTCGTGGAAGGGGATGCCGCTCGTGCGCTCGGCGATGAGCGCGAGCACCACGTAGCCGCCGTTGCAGTAGGACAGCTGCGTGTCCGGAGGGAACTTGGTGGGGAAGCCGTCGAGCACGGCGAGGAACTGCTCCGTGGTCGCGAGCGCGTGCACGGGTACCGGCAGCGCGTAGTCGTTGATGTCGCCGCCGGCGTCCTCGTCGAAGTAATCGCCGATGCCCGAGCGGTGAGCCAGAAGGTGCTCGACCGTCACGCCGGAATCGATGAGCGGGAGATCGTCGCCGAGAACCGAACGCGCCGTGGTGGTGAGGTCGAGTACGCCATCGGAGACGAGGCTCATCACGGCCAGCGCCGTCAAACCCTTGGTGCCACTGGCAATTGCGAAGCGCGTGTCGAGTTCGTTCGGGATGCCGAAACCGCGATGCGCGAGCCCGTACGCCGTGGCGAACTCGACCGAATCGCCACGGCTCACGGAGATGACGCCGGAGAATCCCTTCTCCACAGCCAAAGCGTCGATCACGTCGAAGGACATCAGACCGGCTCCAAACGCTCGTGGGGCTGAGCGGGGAGTTCCACCCGGATCTCGTCGCCGGGCCGGACTTCACCGCCGGTCACCACCACACCCATGATCCCCGCCTTGCGCACGACGTCGCCGTGCTCGTCACGATCCAGCACCGCGGGCAGAACGCCCTTCTGGAACCGGTCGATCTGAACGCAAGGGTTGCGGAGACCGGTCACGCGCACCACTGCGTTTGCCCCGAGGTGCAACAGGGTGCCGGTCGGTAGGCCGAGCAGGTCGACACCGC
The window above is part of the Allokutzneria albata genome. Proteins encoded here:
- a CDS encoding MOSC domain-containing protein — encoded protein: MRVTAVSRNATYSFSKPNHESITLIAGLGVEGDVHMGETVKHRSRMARDPDQPNLRQVHLMHSELHAELAGAGYTVGPGDLGENITTSGVDLLGLPTGTLLHLGANAVVRVTGLRNPCVQIDRFQKGVLPAVLDRDEHGDVVRKAGIMGVVVTGGEVRPGDEIRVELPAQPHERLEPV
- a CDS encoding serine hydrolase domain-containing protein, translating into MSFDVIDALAVEKGFSGVISVSRGDSVEFATAYGLAHRGFGIPNELDTRFAIASGTKGLTALAVMSLVSDGVLDLTTTARSVLGDDLPLIDSGVTVEHLLAHRSGIGDYFDEDAGGDINDYALPVPVHALATTEQFLAVLDGFPTKFPPDTQLSYCNGGYVVLALIAERTSGIPFHDLVRSRVCEPANMGDTEFLRSDELPGRTALGYLSLDGSRTNVHHLPVRGNGDGGIYSTVADFRAFWTALFEGRIVPRPLVDEMVRPRSSNSYLRCGLGFWMHVSRAIVRLEGYDAGVSFRSVHDPASGLTYTVISNTSEGAWPIARALEELLIDPSPTR